TAAATAGATTTGGGAAGCTAAAGAATGAAAATATTTGTATTATTAATAAGTTATGCACTAACACAATGTGCCCTCTTAAACTAATTTGCCAACTCTTTTGGAGAAGAACCTAATATTATTTTATCTAAATGTCAAGTAAGATCAAAAAAATCGGATAAAATTATCCTGTCAGAAAAACCTGCTGGCGAAAAAGAGACGATCGACTAAAGGGCCAGATGAGGCTCGAGATAGTTATTCATAATATCGTCGTAAATCTCTTTATAAGCCGGGTCATCTACCAGGTTCTTCAGCTCATCCGGGTCCTCCTTGAGGTCGAAAAGTTCGCAAGGCGTGCCTGTGGTTCGGTCAATGACCAGGCGGTATCTCTCGGTCGCGGCCATGACCAGATAAATATTTATACCGCTGGCTTCAATAGCGCTGAAGCCCACTTCTCGAGGAGTGCCTTTACCTTCCAGAAAAGGCAGCAGTGAGCGGGCGTCTGAGCCTGGAATAGGCTCTGCCCCGGCTATATCTATAATGGAACCGGTTAAATCAATTGACTCTATGATTCCATCTACCACCTTCGGTTCTATCGGTTCAGGCGGCCGAATAATAGCAGGGACTAAAACCGATGATTTGTAAAAATTCATCTTGGCCATAAGGTTATGATCGCCTAGCATCTCGCCATGATCCGCAGAGTAAAATAACCAGGTATTATCACTTAAACCAAGCTCTCTAATAGTGCGAATGATATGGCCGATTTGCTCATCTATCAGTGAGACCATACCGTAATACTGTCTGGCTCCCTTGAGGACATACTCATCGGTTAGCAGTTCCGAGTTACTGTGCTTGAAAAGTCTGTCCAGATATCGCCCAGCGACTTCATTGGATTTGATCGGCGGCTGTTTGGGGCCGCGAGGGATATTAACCTTGCTGTAATATTCGGCCCAGACAGGATCGGCCATCAAAGGCACGTGAGGCTCAACAAAGGAAACCATCAGGAAAAACGGCTTTTGACCATCGTAGCCCTTAAGCCAGTCAGTGGCTTCTTTAGCAATAAAGGAGGTCAGGTCGTCTTCCTGTGGCAGGACACTGGTTACGCCATCCCAGTGATTGGGCGTCATCCGCCAGATCGAGCGAATCTGCTCCCTATAGGGTTCGAGAAGTCCCTTGGCCTCCAGGTGCTCGGAATATGGCGTGATAAGATCCACCGTAGGAAAGGCGTGCACGTACCGATCAAACTCCTCTAATATGTAATCCAGGCCGAAGGAGCGGACAAAATCGTTATACTGGCGGAGATCAATCCCTTTTTTGTCAGGTTGTTCCACCATGTTTTCCGGTTTCGGGCTGTAAAAATGCGTCTTGCCAACCTTAGCCGTGGTGTACCCGGCTTTTTGAAGCTGCTTCATCATGGTGGGCCACTCCGGATCAAAGTCTTTGGTAAAATTTTCTGAGATGCCATGCTGATGCGTGTACTGCCCGGTAATAACCGAGGCCCGTGAAGGCTGACACACCGGGCTTTGACAGTAAGTGCGGCTAAAACGCACCCCTTCGCTGGCCATGTCATCCAGGTTGGGGGTCTTAATAAAATCATTTCCAGCACAACCCAAGGCATCATGGCGGTGCTGATCACTAAAAAAGTAGATGATGTTAGGTTTAGATTCTGGCATTCTTTACTCCTTCCGATGAGGTTTGTAGCGCGGTGGTGAAAAGAGTCCTTTTAATTCTTCCACAGGGATTTTTTCGCCGATCTCCTTGGGGAAATAGGCCTTCAGGTAAAGTCCCTGGGGTTTGTTTGTAAAGAGACGTGGCGTGCCTTCCAATTGGCGGTACAGGGAGACAAGTCCTTTTTTTAGTGTTATTTTCGGACCCCGGCCCGTGCGGCTGTAAAACGTATTCTTAATTAATTAAACATGTTACTGACTATGATAATCCAACAGAACTTGTTATAATATTATTTTATCTAAATGTCAAATAAGATCAAAAAAACTGTGTCGCTAGCACATGATATGACCAATGAGGGTGTATCTCCACTGGGAGGTGCACCCATGAAACGATCAGAAGTGCTCCAGGGAATCAGGATGATGCGATTTGAGGAAATTTACAATCAATATCGGTCCCATAGTTTCAGTTGCGAAAATGCGGCTGAGCTATTGGGGACTTCGGTCAGTTCCTTTTACCGGATGAGGCGGCGTTACGAAGAAGAAGGTTTTGAAGATCTTTTGGATCGACGGCCCGGCCGTGGCTTAGACCCAAGTACCGCTTGATAATGATGAGCCCGCGGTAAAGCTGAGGCTGCATGCACCCACCAACATTGACCGTGATATGAAATGCGGGATGCCGCTTTGATGATCCTCCTGATAATCCATTCGATGGACCGCCGCCGAGAGCGGGCTTTCAAAATAGCTCGTCGGAGGCGGCGGTTTCTCCACTTGCGGCATAGGAGTTGATTTGATAGATTAACCAAACACTAGGGGGACACTGTCAATTCAAGTCTGATTCAGGACACTTTAAGACAGGTTCAGATCTCTCGATCAGTATAGTTTGATAGTCCATTTCATATCTTCCGGCCATTAAAGGTTAGATTACTAACTTAAATTCGACCAACTCACTCTCTGATACAGGTTATCAAGATTTTTATTATTGAAGCATCAAAATCATGGCCGAGGTTTTAAGCGCTCGTACCATACCGAACATGAATTCAAACCGCAAAATCATCCAGACCGAGGGCGTTGAGTTGTTCTGGTAAAGGTGCTCCTGTATCTCGGTTCCAACCTCGAGCCTCGTAGTATTCGTCCAACATACGCTCCGTATCTGTCTTGGTGATTATCTTTTGTTTATAATAGTCCATCATGGGCAGCTCCTTCTCACCGGCTTTCATCGGTTCAAACCATAACTCGGGAGCAGCATCGTGCTCCCGGCCGAAACCCAGTCGCACGTTGAGTTGCTTTTGCATATTCCAGGCCCGTTCTCCCCGTCTGAGTAACCTAGCTGGATCCATCTCTTCGCCGGTAATTGCCTCATAGAATTCGAGAAAATAGTCCATGCTCTGGAAACGATGAATGTACAGACGGTGGCATTGACCCAGGGAATTGAAGAGGGAATACCAATCTTCGGTGTGTTTGGTCAACCGAGGCACTTCAAAGGATTCGGCGGTAAAAGTGCGGCTGATGCTTTCATCTGACATGCCGGTCCGCTTAGCGTGGTGGACAAACTGCTCGATTGGCCGGCCTTGCATATAAATGCCGGTTCCGCCACAGGCATAATTTGAACGGCCTGGGTGGACCATCTGGGCGAAGGCCATTGAGTTCATGCTGTCCGGCCGTGGGTCAATGAATGGCGAGCAGCCCTTGATGTGGATGGCCTGCTTTTCCGCTTCCGGACCCAGACGCTGGGCTGCCCCCAACGGCCCGTCGGCCATGATGTCGCCGAAACCTTCACGCCGGGCGGTCATCTCGACCAACCTCAAGACCGTGTCATAGTCCTTATTAATTTCCATCCCACCCGTCTGATTCTTGGTCAGAATGCCCTTGTCGTAAAGTGAAACCATAAGGTTCAGGACGTTATTAAAATTGATGCGGCATATACCAAGACGATTAAATACGGCCACCCGATTGACGGCTCGGTTGTGGTTGTCCAATGGTGTGGCTGCGCTGGATTCATCCTGTCCCAAAAAATCGGTCATATAGGCTGTGCTCGGTGAGAATTCTCCCTCGCGCAACCGTTTAACTTCTTTGTCTGCCATGGGGCAACTCGGGCAGGCTAAAGCCTGGCGGACGGCGTTGTGGATATCTTCCCAGCTCCCACTGCTTCGACCCATGGCTGAAAGCCATTCCACGGTCATGGCAAAAGTTCCGCCCTTGATTAATTTGGGCCTCAATCGGTAACTCTTAACTTTCTCCATCATCCTATCAACTGCCTTGGTCAGCCGTCTTCGATCAGCCACATGGAGTGGTTGATCGCCCTGGCAGGCCACCACGGCCTTGAGGTTCTTGGCACCCATGACCGCGGGTAGGCCACCGAAACCCAAGGACCCGCCCTTGTCGATAAAGGTCACCGAGATGCCGACACGATTTTCGCCAGTCAGGCCGATAGGAATGATCGAGCAGGGTTCGTGACGCAGTCGCAAAGCATCCACGGTTTCATAGGTGTCTCGTCCCCAGAGATCGTCGGCCGGAAGGATTTCAACGTCGTCGTTGTAAATCTTGAGATAAACCGGATGGGCAGCCTGACCGGTGATAACCACATGATCGTAGCCCGAGGTCTTGAGCATTAAAGAGAAATGACCGCCGCCGCAGCCCGTGCCGATACCGCCTGAAAGAGGCAGTTTGGTTGTGATCGACAATTCGGCCGACCCAGGAACAATGGTTCCGGAAAAGGGGCCGGTGCCAATAATAATGGCGTTTTCCGGGGACAGAGCTCCTGCTTCGGGGGGAATCGCGTCCCAGGCCAGACGGGCGTTCACCCCCCAACCGCCAAGGAAACTCCTGGCCATTTCCGGATCCAGCGCCTCGGTCCGTGTTCGGCCTTCAGTCAGGTCCACATATAGTATGCGTCCCATGTATCCGTTCATGTCAGGCTCCTTTCACTTTTTTCTGAATCAGGGCCTCGTACGGACAATGACGGGCGCAGATGCCGCAGTTGTCGCAATCATCCTCAAAGGCGACGGCGTATTCTGTGTCCGCGCCCACCAACCGCCGGACACTGATCCTGGCCTTACTTGGATTGAAGGCCTTTTCAAATCTCAGCGAACAACGCAGCTCGCAAATTAGACAACCGGTACAGCGTTCGGAGAAAATCTCGATGGGCTGTCCTTTCTTCTTTTTTTCCATTAACTCGATCTCCCTTTCGATTAAGCCAAGATTGAGTACCAGTTGCCGCGTTGATCTGGTTTTTACACCGAGTTAGCCAAAATATCAGCTTCTTATAGAAAAAGGGCGTTATTTCAGTTATACATCTCATTCAATCGGTGGAGGATTGGCTGGGCCTCGCGCACAATGCGCTCAATCAGATCACGGCACGTGGGAATATCATCTATCAAACCCGTGCCTTGCCCGGCCGTTATCGAGTTTGTCTCAAGATTTCCTCGAATGAACGCGTCCACGGTGCGATTGCTTTGAACATTTGGGTCTGGTTGTTCCTGACCGGAGAAAGCTTCGTCATATGAAGGACGGCCGTCCTTTTGAGTAAAACGGCGGTTAAAGGCGTCGTTGATAAGCAGCCTGACCGATCCGCGGCGTTCCTCGACAAACCCCCGGTCCCCGACGCCCGCGCCGGTTTTTAATGCAGGACTCCCGTGCTGGACGGCGACGGTACTGGTATCGGTGGCATCCAGCAAAGCCTGTTTCACGTTTGGATGAGCGGGGCACTCCTGGGTGGCCATGAAACGCGTGCCCATATACACGCCTTCGGCACCCAGCGCCAGAGCGCCCATGAGTCCCTTAGCGTCTGCGATGCCTCCTCCGGCGATGACCGGAATTCTAACGGCCTCCACAGCCTGAGGCACCAGACATAGAGTAGTGATCTGGTCAAACCCGCTGTGCCCGCCTCCTTCCGTACCGGAAGTCACCACCGCGTCCGCTCCCGATTCTTCGGCGTTGCGGACGTGCCGCACGGTAGAGCAGACATGGATCACCTTCATGCTCGCCTCTTTGAGCCGCGTGGTATAGACCCGGGGGCTGCCTTGCGAGACAATGGCCACCGGTACCTTCTCTTCAATACCCACTTCCACGCAGCAGTCGCTGTACTCACGATCCAGGCCGCCTACCCCAACAACAAAATTCACGGCAAAGGGGCGGTCCGTCAGGGACCGGCACTTGCGGATTTCGGCGCGCAAACGTTCACCTGTTTCCCTCACATCCGTGGTCACCGTCTCCGAACCAGAATTCGGACCGATTGTTCCCAGGCCCCCGGCTTCGGATACAGCCGCAGCTAAAACGGCATCCGTGATCCAGGCCATTGAAGCCAAGACGATAGGGTATTGG
This is a stretch of genomic DNA from Deltaproteobacteria bacterium. It encodes these proteins:
- a CDS encoding sulfatase-like hydrolase/transferase, whose product is MPESKPNIIYFFSDQHRHDALGCAGNDFIKTPNLDDMASEGVRFSRTYCQSPVCQPSRASVITGQYTHQHGISENFTKDFDPEWPTMMKQLQKAGYTTAKVGKTHFYSPKPENMVEQPDKKGIDLRQYNDFVRSFGLDYILEEFDRYVHAFPTVDLITPYSEHLEAKGLLEPYREQIRSIWRMTPNHWDGVTSVLPQEDDLTSFIAKEATDWLKGYDGQKPFFLMVSFVEPHVPLMADPVWAEYYSKVNIPRGPKQPPIKSNEVAGRYLDRLFKHSNSELLTDEYVLKGARQYYGMVSLIDEQIGHIIRTIRELGLSDNTWLFYSADHGEMLGDHNLMAKMNFYKSSVLVPAIIRPPEPIEPKVVDGIIESIDLTGSIIDIAGAEPIPGSDARSLLPFLEGKGTPREVGFSAIEASGINIYLVMAATERYRLVIDRTTGTPCELFDLKEDPDELKNLVDDPAYKEIYDDIMNNYLEPHLAL
- a CDS encoding 4Fe-4S binding protein, translating into MEKKKKGQPIEIFSERCTGCLICELRCSLRFEKAFNPSKARISVRRLVGADTEYAVAFEDDCDNCGICARHCPYEALIQKKVKGA
- a CDS encoding helix-turn-helix domain-containing protein, producing MKRSEVLQGIRMMRFEEIYNQYRSHSFSCENAAELLGTSVSSFYRMRRRYEEEGFEDLLDRRPGRGLDPSTA
- a CDS encoding nitronate monooxygenase, which codes for MKTKITELLEIQYPIVLASMAWITDAVLAAAVSEAGGLGTIGPNSGSETVTTDVRETGERLRAEIRKCRSLTDRPFAVNFVVGVGGLDREYSDCCVEVGIEEKVPVAIVSQGSPRVYTTRLKEASMKVIHVCSTVRHVRNAEESGADAVVTSGTEGGGHSGFDQITTLCLVPQAVEAVRIPVIAGGGIADAKGLMGALALGAEGVYMGTRFMATQECPAHPNVKQALLDATDTSTVAVQHGSPALKTGAGVGDRGFVEERRGSVRLLINDAFNRRFTQKDGRPSYDEAFSGQEQPDPNVQSNRTVDAFIRGNLETNSITAGQGTGLIDDIPTCRDLIERIVREAQPILHRLNEMYN